From the genome of Bordetella sp. H567, one region includes:
- a CDS encoding cation:dicarboxylate symporter family transporter, giving the protein MKTLKKLYVQVLIAIAVAIVFGLLDPRGAVQMRPLGEGFIALLKMMLGPIIFCTVVHGIGHIKDFRKLGRLGIKTLVYFEVVSTIAMLVGFTVVNVLRPGDGLHAAALDAAAGHTAGVLKAASADFTLTHFLLSIIPHTLVSAFVSGDILPVLFVSLLAGTALSLTARPDWVALRLIGEAQTVVFKMLGFIMRLSPLGAFGAMAAAVGSYGGTTLLYLVRYILTYYASALIFVFVILGLVAGLAGLSIFRILALIKDEAVIAMGTAASEAAFPRLVSKLSQAGCDEAVVGFVLPAGYSFNIDGACLYMACGIGFIAQATDTPLPLSQQLALLAVMLVTSKGGAGAAGGALVKLTATLQSTRALPLSGIGLLFGIDRILAIATSTTNVIGNSVAVLVLSKWEGMFDREKFNACLRNPAAPDAARHEDAGPGAIPPAAPGWHAETSPDARGQGATR; this is encoded by the coding sequence GTGAAAACATTGAAGAAGTTGTACGTGCAGGTACTTATCGCCATCGCCGTGGCCATCGTGTTCGGCTTGCTGGATCCGCGCGGCGCGGTCCAGATGCGGCCGCTGGGCGAAGGCTTCATCGCGTTGCTGAAGATGATGCTGGGCCCCATCATCTTCTGCACCGTGGTGCACGGCATCGGGCACATCAAGGATTTTCGCAAGCTGGGCCGGCTGGGCATCAAGACGCTGGTCTATTTCGAAGTGGTCAGCACGATCGCCATGCTGGTCGGCTTTACGGTGGTGAACGTGCTGCGGCCGGGCGACGGCCTGCATGCGGCGGCGCTCGACGCGGCCGCGGGACATACGGCCGGCGTTCTCAAGGCCGCATCGGCCGACTTCACGCTGACGCATTTCCTGCTGTCCATCATCCCGCACACCCTGGTTTCCGCCTTCGTCAGCGGCGACATCCTGCCGGTCCTGTTCGTGTCGCTGCTGGCGGGCACGGCCTTGAGCCTGACCGCCAGGCCGGACTGGGTCGCCTTGAGGCTGATCGGCGAGGCGCAGACCGTCGTGTTCAAGATGCTGGGCTTCATCATGCGCCTGTCGCCGCTGGGCGCCTTCGGCGCCATGGCCGCGGCCGTCGGCAGCTACGGCGGCACCACCCTGCTGTATCTGGTCCGCTACATCCTGACCTACTACGCCAGCGCGCTGATCTTCGTCTTCGTGATCCTGGGTCTGGTGGCGGGGCTGGCGGGGCTATCCATCTTCCGCATCCTGGCGCTGATCAAGGACGAGGCCGTCATCGCCATGGGCACGGCGGCCAGCGAAGCCGCGTTTCCCCGCCTGGTGTCCAAGCTGAGCCAGGCGGGATGTGACGAAGCGGTGGTCGGCTTCGTGCTTCCGGCAGGCTACAGCTTCAACATCGACGGTGCCTGCCTGTACATGGCCTGCGGCATCGGCTTCATCGCCCAGGCCACCGATACGCCGCTGCCGCTGTCGCAGCAGCTGGCGCTGCTGGCCGTCATGCTGGTCACCTCCAAGGGCGGCGCGGGCGCGGCCGGCGGCGCGCTGGTCAAGCTGACGGCCACGCTGCAGTCCACCCGCGCGCTGCCCCTGAGCGGCATCGGCCTGCTGTTCGGCATCGACCGCATCCTGGCCATCGCGACGTCCACCACGAACGTGATCGGCAACAGCGTCGCGGTCCTGGTGCTGTCGAAATGGGAAGGCATGTTCGATCGCGAGAAATTCAATGCCTGCCTGCGGAACCCGGCCGCGCCGGATGCGGCACGGCACGAGGACGCGGGCCCCGGCGCCATACCGCCGGCCGCGCCTGGCTGGCACGCGGAAACGTCACCCGACGCCCGGGGGCAAGGCGCGACGCGCTAG